Proteins found in one Triticum urartu cultivar G1812 chromosome 4, Tu2.1, whole genome shotgun sequence genomic segment:
- the LOC125552834 gene encoding probable flavin-containing monooxygenase 1, which translates to MAMAQGQAARATRKTVPPVSRVAIIGGGISGLAAAKQMASYDPVVFEATPSVGGVWKHCVYRTTRLQTPRPDYEFSDYSWKNRDDPSFPTHTEIVDYLEGYADEFDLWRYISFGSKVVDIKFLGGAQAGFTELWSGTGKDPLRGKPMWEVGIVTGDSNTIQYYKFEFVVMCTGKYGDMPRMPVFPPGKGPEVFKGTVMHSLDYCKLSEEETVELMKGKKAVVVGYKKSAIDLANECAQANQGEGGQACTMLVRTLHWVVPSYSIWGLPFSMFYSTRLSQLFYERPNQGFFRSLVCRLMSPLRAGVSKFIESYLSWKLPLGKYGLTPGHPFVEDYASCQMAILPEGFFDMADRGLVCFKRASAGWCFSENGVVLDDGTKVEADLVFLATGFEGKDKLREVLPKPFRDLVVGKSSMMPLYRGTIHPLIPNMAFVGFVESVSNLHTSELRCRWLSGLLEGRFELPTVKAMMGHVAGEADAMRRTTRFYRRHCISTYSIHDSDGMCADLGSATLRKANWIAELFAPYNNKDYKEQ; encoded by the exons ATGGCCATGGCGCAAGGACAAGCGGCACGGGCCACGAGGAAGACCGTGCCTCCGGTGTCCCGCGTGGCCATCATCGGCGGCGGGATCAGCGGCCTGGCCGCGGCCAAGCAGATGGCGTCCTACGACCCCGTCGTGTTCGAGGCGACGCCGTCCGTCGGCGGGGTGTGGAAGCACTGCGTCTACCGCACCACGCGGCTGCAGACGCCCCGCCCGGACTACGAGTTCTCCGATTACTCCTGGAAGAACCGCGACGACCCTTCGTTCCCGACCCACACCGAGATCGTCGACTACCTCGAGGGCTACGCCGACGAGTTCGACCTCTGGCGCTACATCTCGTTCGGCTCCAAGGTGGTGGACATCAAGTTCCTCGGCGGCGCCCAGGCCGGGTTCACCGAGCTGTGGAGCGGCACCGGCAAGGATCCGCTCCGTGGCAAGCCCATGTGGGAGGTCGGCATCGTCACCGGCGACTCCAACACAATTCAG TATTACAAGTTCGAGTTCGTGGTGATGTGCACGGGGAAGTACGGCGACATGCCACGGATGCCTGTGTTCCCGCCGGGGAAGGGGCCGGAGGTATTCAAGGGGACGGTGATGCACTCGCTGGACTACTGCAAGCTGAGCGAGGAGGAGACCGTTGAGCTGATGAAGGGCAAGAAGGCTGTGGTGGTTGGGTACAAGAAGAGCGCTATTGATCTAGCCAACGAATGTGCCCAGGCAAACCAAG GCGAGGGAGGGCAGGCGTGCACGATGCTGGTGCGGACCCTGCACTGGGTGGTGCCATCGTACTCCATCTGGGGCTTGCCATTCTCCATGTTCTACTCCACACGCTTGTCTCAGCTCTTCTACGAGCGGCCCAACCAAGGGTTCTTCCGATCCCTCGTCTGCCGCCTCATGAGCCCACTG CGGGCAGGGGTGTCAAAGTTCATCGAGTCGTACCTGTCATGGAAGCTGCCGCTGGGAAAGTACGGTCTGACGCCGGGCCACCCCTTCGTCGAGGACTACGCCAGCTGCCAGATGGCCATCCTCCCGGAGGGCTTCTTCGACATGGCGGACCGCGGCCTCGTCTGCTTCAAGAGGGCCTCCGCCGGCTGGTGCTTCTCGGAGAACGGCGTGGTCCTCGACGACGGCACCAAGGTGGAGGCCGACCTCGTTTTCCTCGCCACCGGCTTCGAGGGCAAGGACAAGCTCCGCGAGGTCCTGCCAAAACCCTTCCGCGACCTCGTCGTCGGCAAGTCTTCCATGATGCCGCTCTACCG TGGCACGATCCACCCACTGATCCCCAACATGGCGTTCGTCGGGTTCGTGGAGAGCGTGTCGAACCTGCACACGTCGGAGCTGCGGTGCCGCTGGCTGTCGGGGCTGCTGGAGGGGCGGTTCGAGCTGCCGACCGTGAAGGCCATGATGGGGCacgtcgccggcgaggccgacgCCATGCGCCGCACCACGCGGTTCTACCGCCGCCACTGCATCTCCACCTACAGCATCCACGACAGCGACGGCATGTGCGCCGACCTGGGCTCCGCCACGCTTCGCAAGGCCAACTGGATCGCCGAGCTTTTCGCCCCATACAATAACAAGGACTACAAGGAACAGTAA
- the LOC125552835 gene encoding probable flavin-containing monooxygenase 1 gives MAMAQGQGSRATREAVPPVSRVAIIGGGISGLAAAKQMAAYDPVVFEATPSVGGVWKHCVYRTTRLQTPRPDYEFSDYSWKNRDDPSFPTHTEIVDYLEGYADEFDLWRYISFGSKVVDIKFLGGAQAGFTELWSGTGKDPLRGKPMWEVGIVTGDSNTVQYYKFEFVVMCTGKYGDVPRMPVFPPGKGPEVFKGTVMHSLDYCKLSEEETVELMRGKKVVVVGYKKSAIDLANECAQANQGEGGQACTMLVRTLHWVVPSYSIWGLPFSMFYSTRLSQLFYERPNQGFFRSLVCRLMSPLRSGVSKFIESYLSWKLPLGKYGLTPDHPFVEDYASCQMAILPEGFFDMADRGLIRFKRASTGWCFSENGVVLDDGTKVEADLVFLATGFEGKEKLREVLPKPFRDLVVGKSSMMPLYRGTIHPLIPNMAFVGFVESVSNLHTSELRCRWLSGLLEGRFKLPSVKAMMGHIAGEADAMRRTTRFYRRHCISTYSIHDSDGMCADLGSATLRKANWIAELFAPYNNKDYKEQ, from the exons ATGGCCATGGCGCAAGGACAAGGGTCGCGGGCCACGAGGGAGGCCGTGCCTCCGGTGTCTCGTGTGGCCATCATCGGTGGTGGGATCAGCGGCCTGGCCGCGGCCAAGCAGATGGCGGCCTACGACCCCGTCGTGTTCGAGGCGACGCCGTCCGTCGGCGGAGTGTGGAAGCACTGCGTCTACCGCACCACGCGGCTGCAGACGCCCCGCCCGGACTACGAGTTCTCCGACTACTCCTGGAAGAACCGCGACGACCCTTCGTTCCCGACCCACACCGAGATCGTCGACTACCTCGAGGGCTACGCCGACGAGTTCGACCTCTGGCGCTACATCTCGTTTGGGTCCAAGGTGGTGGACATCAAGTTCCTCGGCGGCGCCCAAGCCGGGTTCACCGAGCTGTGGAGCGGCACCGGCAAGGATCCGCTCCGTGGCAAGCCCATGTGGGAGGTCGGCATCGTCACCGGCGACTCGAACACCGTTCAG TATTACAAGTTCGAGTTCGTGGTGATGTGCACGGGGAAGTACGGCGACGTGCCGCGGATGCCGGTGTTCCCGCCGGGGAAGGGGCCGGAGGTGTTCAAGGGGACGGTGATGCACTCGCTGGACTACTGCAAGCTGAGCGAGGAGGAGACCGTTGAGCTGATGCGAGGCAAGAAGGTTGTGGTGGTTGGGTACAAGAAGAGCGCTATCGATCTAGCCAACGAATGTGCTCAGGCAAACCAAG GCGAGGGAGGGCAGGCGTGCACGATGCTGGTACGGACCTTGCACTGGGTGGTGCCATCGTACTCCATCTGGGGCTTGCCATTCTCCATGTTCTACTCCACACGCTTGTCTCAGCTCTTCTACGAGCGACCCAACCAAGGGTTCTTCCGATCCCTCGTCTGCCGCCTGATGAGCCCACTG CGGTCAGGGGTGTCGAAGTTCATCGAGTCGTACCTGTCGTGGAAGCTGCCGCTGGGAAAGTACGGTCTGACGCCGGACCACCCCTTCGTAGAGGACTACGCCAGCTGCCAGATGGCCATCCTCCCGGAGGGCTTCTTCGACATGGCGGACCGCGGCCTCATCCGCTTCAAGAGGGCCTCCACCGGGTGGTGCTTCTCGGAGAACGGCGTGGTCCTCGACGACGGCACCAAGGTGGAGGCCGACCTCGTCTTCCTCGCCACCGGCTTCGAGGGCAAGGAGAAGCTCCGCGAGGTCCTGCCAAAGCCCTTCCGCGACCTCGTCGTCGGCAAGTCTTCCATGATGCCGCTCTACCG TGGCACGATCCACCCGCTGATCCCGAACATGGCTTTCGTGGGGTTCGTGGAGAGCGTGTCGAACCTGCACACGTCGGAGCTGCGGTGCCGGTGGCTGTCGGGGCTGCTGGAGGGGCGGTTCAAGCTGCCGAGCGTGAAGGCCATGATGGGGCACATCGCCGGCGAGGCCGACGCCATGCGCCGCACCACGCGGTTCTACCGCCGCCACTGCATCTCCACCTACAGCATCCACGACAGCGACGGCATGTGCGCCGACCTGGGCTCCGCCACGCTCCGCAAGGCCAACTGGATCGCCGAGCTCTTCGCGCCATACAACAACAAGGACTACAAGGAGCAGTAA